CTATTCTTTTGAATTTCTTACCATTTTCAGAATAATAAAATTGGCACATAGTATCGGGAGCCAAAACTTCTACTTTAAAATAAGCAGCGTTCGATTTCAGTTTTACCTCTTCGTTCACTTGTTCTTCATTGCCTTTAATGGCGTTAATGGCTTCGGTTTGTTTTAGGAAATAACCATCATCGTTATGGGAAATACTCAATGTGGCATAATCCATCCCCATGACAATCAAGCCTGCTGTTTTACCTTCTTTGGCCTCCTCAGGAATTAAAGTGATTTTTGTTGAAGCTGTAAACTCGGGTGCAGGTACTTTTTGAAGCAATAAGTTAGGCGCCATCCATAAGTTTGGTGCATCTTCTGGTACTTTAATTGAAAATAATCTCAAGTGGTCTTCACCTGGTAGTTTAGCATGCCAAACCACATCGTTATTGGCGTGCCATTGCCATTGCAACCCAATGTTGAATTCGTTGAAATTATCAGTTTCCAAAGGTGTTTCAATAGGGTAGGTTTTGCCAACGTTTGGTTTTTTATGCGATTTAACGGGTTCGCCGATACCGTTACCGTCAAAATCTTTGCCCATAACTGGCCAATCGTTTATCCAGCTCATAGGTTGCAGGTGGACAATACGACCTATGGCACCCACATCCTGAAAGTGGTAAAACCAAGATTCGCCATTTGGTGTATCTACCCATGCGCCTTGGTGAGGCCCATTAATTTCAGTGCTTCCTTGTTCTAAAACTACTTTTTCTTCATAAGGGCCATAAACGTTTTTAGAGCGTAAAATAAGCTGCCATCCCGTAGCTACGCCACCCGCTGGAGCAAAAATGTAGTAATAGCCATT
This genomic stretch from Flavobacteriaceae bacterium GSB9 harbors:
- a CDS encoding glycoside hydrolase 43 family protein; amino-acid sequence: MRLKLLILSLFFTAILFAQNEKPYVSDVWVADNGDGTYNNPIIYSDYSDPDVVRVGDDYYMTASSFNVAPGLPILHSKDMVNWKLINHALETQVPEEHFSVPQHGNGVWAPAIRYHKGEIYIYWGDPDFGIYMVKTKDPYGKWDEPILVMEGKGLIDPCPLWNDNGDAYLVHAYAGSRRGVKSLLTVNKMNAEGTKVIDKGVHVFDGHDNHETVEGSKFYKRNGYYYIFAPAGGVATGWQLILRSKNVYGPYEEKVVLEQGSTEINGPHQGAWVDTPNGESWFYHFQDVGAIGRIVHLQPMSWINDWPVMGKDFDGNGIGEPVKSHKKPNVGKTYPIETPLETDNFNEFNIGLQWQWHANNDVVWHAKLPGEDHLRLFSIKVPEDAPNLWMAPNLLLQKVPAPEFTASTKITLIPEEAKEGKTAGLIVMGMDYATLSISHNDDGYFLKQTEAINAIKGNEEQVNEEVKLKSNAAYFKVEVLAPDTMCQFYYSENGKKFKRIGKPFKAREGKWIGAKVGVFCISTQESKRGGYADVDYFKISK